CCGCAGCGACATTCAGCGTCTGTGTCAGCATAGTCAATAGCCGTGTCCGCGCGTCGAGCGTGATATCCGCAGCCAAGGCCATATTGGCGGCAAACAGTTCTTCTGCATCGGAACTGCCGCCAAAAGGGGCGATTAACTCCCGCTGAAACAGTGCTATGGCCATTTCCATGCGGTCAAACGCGTTCCCCTGTCCCGCCAGGGCCGCTTCTACCTTATCCAGTGCGCGAGTATGCGCCCGCATCGAGCCGGCTCGGAAAAGCTCTTCCTTGCTGTTGAAGCTCAGATAGAGCGATGCTCGCGAAATTCCTGCGGCGCGCGCAATGTCGGCCATGGAAGTCTTGCGAAAGCCGAAACGCACGAACACCGGCAGGGCGGCATCCAGGATTTGGGCGATTTTTCGATCAGTCTGCGTCATTTGGACAGACTGGCATTTTATGACCATTCTGTCAAAAGACGAGTAGACAAATAATGTGTATCTGTCTAAATCGATGAAAGCGCATCGGTGCGCAGTCAGGAGATACCCATGAGTATCACGTCAGATAATTCTAATGGCGCCAACGTACTGGTGACCGGCATTGGCGGATTTCTCGCAGGCCACATTGCCTTGCAGTTGCTCAAGCAGGGGTATCGGGTCAGAGGAAGCCTGCGCAGCATCGGTACAAGCGCTGCGACGGTCGGTCTGCTTGGAGCGCACACTGACGGGCAACTGCAAAATCTCAGTCTGGTGCAGGCCGATCTTGATAGCGATGGCGGTTGGGCTGCGGCTGTCGAAGGATGCGACTATGTCATTCACACCGCATCGCCTTTCCCTCCGGGATATCCTGAAAATGAGAATGCACTGATCCAGACAGCCCGCGATGGTGCGTTGCGTGTGCTTCGCGAGGCGCATCGGGCACGGGTCAAACGTGTGGTTCTGACATCCTCCATAGCTGCCACCAACCATGGCGACGGGCAGGCGCCCTTTACCGAAGAGAATTGGACCGACCCGGAAAGCCCGCGGGCGACGCCCTATTACAAATCCAAGACGCTGACTGAGCGGGCTGCCTGGGCCTTTGCTCATGAAGTCGGGCTCGATCTGGCCGTGATCAATCCAAGCACGATCCTCGGGCCGTTGCTCGGGCCGAATTTCGGGACGTCCGTTGGATTGATCCACCATTTGATGACGGGACGATTCAACGGTATCCCGCGCTTTGGCTTCTCCGTCGTGGATGTGCGCGATACCGCCGATGCCCACATTCGAGCGATGACCAATCCTGCTGCCGGCGGCCAACGGTTCATCATCGGTGGACGGTTTTTCTGGCTCAAGGACCTTGTGGCCATTCTTGCCCATTCCTTTCCCGACCATGCCTCCCGCCTGCCGTCAGGCGAAGTCTCT
The Rhizobium leguminosarum DNA segment above includes these coding regions:
- a CDS encoding TetR/AcrR family transcriptional regulator; translation: MTQTDRKIAQILDAALPVFVRFGFRKTSMADIARAAGISRASLYLSFNSKEELFRAGSMRAHTRALDKVEAALAGQGNAFDRMEMAIALFQRELIAPFGGSSDAEELFAANMALAADITLDARTRLLTMLTQTLNVAAEAKEIDLEPLQASPHQLANIMMAAMDGIKHAQWNGSSLDDDTKLFMRLLRVAVTPRSGQ
- a CDS encoding SDR family oxidoreductase codes for the protein MRSQEIPMSITSDNSNGANVLVTGIGGFLAGHIALQLLKQGYRVRGSLRSIGTSAATVGLLGAHTDGQLQNLSLVQADLDSDGGWAAAVEGCDYVIHTASPFPPGYPENENALIQTARDGALRVLREAHRARVKRVVLTSSIAATNHGDGQAPFTEENWTDPESPRATPYYKSKTLTERAAWAFAHEVGLDLAVINPSTILGPLLGPNFGTSVGLIHHLMTGRFNGIPRFGFSVVDVRDTADAHIRAMTNPAAGGQRFIIGGRFFWLKDLVAILAHSFPDHASRLPSGEVSDEMVRVMAQSDPDARTIVHELNRDLSVSAAKAHRVLGWRSRPDEQCIRASAQSLIDLGLVPTSNGEPATRRPVTAS